TGCGGAAAACCTCCGCATCGACCAGCCGGCCCGGCTCATTCGCCGCTGGCGCGGTGTATCGCCCGAGATAGGTCATCTCGTTCGGATCGATATCGATCCCGAGCTCCTCGGACAATTCCCGCCTGAGCGCGACTTGCGGATGCTCGCCGGCCTCGATCTTTCCGCCAGGTTGCATGAAACTCTCGGTCGCCTTCTTCCTGACAAGCAGGACGCGTCCATCGCTCCTGCTCATCAATGCAGCAGCTATCCGAATGGCACTTTGCGACGTCATTCCGTCCACACCTCAATCCGCAACCGCGATCGCTTCGATCTCGATCAGCCATTCCGGCGCGGCGAGCGCGGAGACGCCGACGAGGGTCGAGGCCGGCGGCTCCATGCCTTCAAAAAAAGCCGAGCGGGCCTTGCCGATGATCGGACGCAGCTCCGGCTTGTAGCCGACCACGAAGGTCGTGATCTTCACGATGTTGGCATAGCTCGCGCCGGCCGCCTTCAGCGCGTGGCCGAGATTCTGCATCACCTGCGTGGTCTGCGCGGCGAGATCGCCCTCGCCGACGATGCGGCCCTCCTCATCCACCGACACCTGCCCGGAGATGTAGATGGTGCGCGCGCCGGAGGCGGTGACGACGTGGGAATAGGCTGGATTGTGATGAAGGCCGCTGGGGCGGAGATGATCGAGCTTGGGCATGGGGGCTCCCTGGCGTTTTGTTCGTCGGGCAGCCTATCCGGATCGTGAGATCGGAGCCAGCGGGAAGATGCGGCGCACGATGCTCCGCTATCTCTCCCGCATGCTCTCGTGCCGATAGCGCGCAAGCGGCGACAACAGATAGCTGATGATCGAGCGCGTCCCGGTCTTGATCTCGACCGTCACGGCCATGCCGGGTGAGAGATTGACGGATTTGTCGTCGATCAGCATCCGGTCCTTCGCGGGAGCGATCCGGGCCGAATACACCAGCTCCTGCCCCTTGGGCTCGCTGCTGTTCTGTTCGGTGCCCAGGGATTTGTCGCCATTCTTGTCGGCAGGCTTGTCGCGGGTGATGGCATCGTGTGACACGCTCGTGACCTTGCCGTCCACCAGGCCATATCTGGTGAAATTGAAGGTATCGATCTTGATCGCGACGTCCTGGCCGACCTCGATGAAGCCGATGTCGCGGTTCGACACGATCGCCTCGATCTCCAGCCGGCTCTCCAGCGGTACGATCACCATCAGCGACTGCGCGGGCGTGACGACACCGCCAACGGTGTGGATGGCAAGCTGCTGGATGACGCCGTCGACCGGTGCGGTCAGGCGCTGAAAACTCCTCCTCTGCTCGGCCTTGACGACGTCCTGCATCAGGCCCGCGGCCTTCTGCTCGGCCTTGGCGAGGTCGTCCGACAGCGAGCGCTGATATTCGGCCGTCGTCTTCGTCCCGGTTTCGACCAGTGCAGCGAGGGCCGCGTCGGCCTCCTTGGACCGGCTCCTTTGAACCACGAGCTCCTGCTGCTGGCCCACCAGATCCTGGAGCTCCTGGAGATAAAAGATCTTCGATCCCAGTTCCTTGTCGAACAGCTGCTTGCGCATGTCGACGCGTTGCTGGAGCAGCGGGATCGTCGCCTCGAGCTTGCCGATCGTCGCCGTGATCGTGGTCCGCTCGGCCTCCTTCTGCGCGACCTGGTGCTCGATCGAGGCCAGCTTGGCGGCCTGCTCGGCGGCCTGGCTCGCCAGAAATCGGCGCTGGACCTTCACGAGTTCGGCGGGAGCGCCTTCCGGCGGATGGAAGCTGGCGACCGGATCGCCGCCGCCGGCAAGCGCCGCGCGCAGCCGCGCCGCCTCGAGCTGCGCACCAACGAGATCGCTCTTGAGGTGTCCGAGCTCGGCCTCGTTCATCGTGGAGTCGAGATCGACCAGCACATCCCCTGCCCGCACCGTCTGGCCATCGGCGACCTGGATCGCGCGCACGACGCTGGTCTCGAACGGTTGGATCACCTTGGTCCGGCCGCTCGGGATCACCTTGCCCGGCGCCACCGCGACGATATCGACGGTGCCGAGGCAGGCCCAGGCGGTCGCCACCGCGAAGGCGGCGACGATCACGGCGCCGACGGCGCGGCCGACCGGATTGGGCGGCGCCTCGACGATCTCGAGCGCGGCCGGCAGGAAGGCTATCTCGTCCTTGCTGCGCACCGGAGCTCTGCTGGCCGGAAACGGCACGACCTTGCTAGCTGATTTCATGCAAGCCCGCCTGAAGCCGGAACAGCGTGGCGTAGCGGCCCCCTGTCTTGATCAACTCGTCATGGGTGCCGTCCTCGATCAGGCGGCCGCGATCCATCGTGATGATGCGGTGGGCCATGCGCAGGGTCGACAGCCGATGCGCGATCACGAAGACCGTGCGCCCCTTGGCGATCTGCGCCATGTTCTGCTGGACGATCCGCTCGCTCTCGTAGTCGAGCGCGCTCGTCGCCTCGTCGAGGATCAGGATGCGCGGATTGGTCATCAGCGCCCGCGCGATGGCGATCCGCTGCCGCTGGCCGCCGGACAGCGTGCTCCCCTGCTCGCCGACGATGGTGTCATAGCCTTCCGGAAGCTCGAGGATGAAATCGTGCGCGCCGGCGAGCCTCGCGGCTTCGATCACGCGCTCGATCGGCATCGTGGGATCGGCGAGCGCGATGTTGTTGCGGACCGTGCGATTGAACAGGATGTTCTCCTGGAGCACGATGCCGATCTGCCGGCGCAGCCAGGTCGGATCGACCATGGCGAGATCAGTGCCGTCCACTAGCACGCGCCCGCTCTCGGGCACGTACAGCCTCTGGATCAGCTTGGCGAGCGTGCTCTTGCCCGATCCCGACGTGCCGACCACCCCGACGAACTGCCCCGCCGGCACGCTCAGGCTCACATCGCTGAGAATCTCGGGACCGTCGATCCGGTAACGAAAGGTGACGTGCTCGAACTTGATGTCGCCGCGGATCGCCGGCAGCGCCGCGCGCCCCGGCGTGTAGACGGGCTCTGCCGGCGTGTTCAGGATGTCGCCCAGCCGCTGCACCGACAATCGCGCCTGGTGGAAATCCTGCCAGATCTGGGCCAGACGAAGCACCGGCGTGCTGACGCGGCCGGCCAGGAGATTGAACGCAACAAGCTCGCCTACGGTCAGATCGCCGCCGATGACGAGCCTTGCACCGAAATACAGGATCGCGGCCGTCGCCACCTTGCTGACGAACTGGATCGCCTGGCTCGCGGTATTGCCGAGGCTGATGACGCGAAAGCTCGCCGCGACGTAGCTTGCGAGCTGCTCCTCCCAGCGCCGCTGCATCTGCGGCTCCAGCGCCATCGCCTTGAGGGTCTCGACGCCCGTGACGCATTCCACCAGGAATGCCTGGTTCTCCGCGCCACGCTGGAATTTTTCGTCGAGCCGCCAGCGGAACGCCGGACTGACGCCGGCCGAGATGGCGATATAGAATGGAAACGAGGCCAGCGTGACCAGCGTGAGCAGCGGCGAATAGACCCACATCACCGCGATGAAGACGATGGTGAAGAAAAGATCGATCGCGATCGTCAGCGCGGAGCTGGTGAGAAAATTGCGGATGTTCTCCAGCTCGCGCACCCGCGCCACGGAATCGCCGACCCGGCGCGCCCGAAAATATCCGATCGGCAGCGCCAAGAGATGCCGAAACAGCCGCGCGCCCAGCTCGACGTCGATTCGATTGGTCGTGTGCGAAAACAGGTAGGTCCGGAGCGCGCCGAGGATCGTCTCGAAGATCGCGATCGCGACCAGCCCGGTCACGACGACGTCAAGGGTGGTCATGCTGCGATGGACCAGCACCTTGTCGATCACGATCTGGAACAGCAACGGGGAGACCAGCGCGAACAGCTGGAGGAAGAGCGAGCCGACCAGTACCTCACCGAGCAGCCGCCGGTATTTGTGGATCGCTCCCAGAAACCAGGTGATGTCGAAACGCCGGGAAAGGTCGGTCAACAGCGAGCGCTTGGCGACCAGGATCACCCGGCCGTCCCATACGGCTTCGAACTCGGCCCGGGTCATGAGGTCCGGCTTCGCGGCATCCGGCACCTGCACGATGATCTTGTCCTCCCCGGCCTTGCCGAGCAGCAGAAAGCCGCCGTCGCGCAAGACCGCGATGCATGGCATCGCTATCCCGGTGAACCGCTCCCACCTCGTGGAGACCGTTTTCGCCTTCAGGCTGAAGCCCTTTGCGCAACGCAGGATCTCGGTGACGCCGATATTGTTGCCGAATTGATGCCGGACCTGGTCCGGGCTCGCCCCCACGCCGTTCAGACGCAGCAAGGCGACGATCGCGTGAAGGCCCGGATCGCCGGACGACTCGCGTGCCGCGTCTTCAGCCATGTGCCGCCCCGTCATGTCTCAACTCAGTCACCCGCGGACACCTCGACGGCCGCGCGGCTGCTCCCAACATCCCTCGTCGGGCATGAGGCGAGCGGCCGCGTAGAAATTCATATGATATTCTTGCGATATATGTTATATGCAACAAGCACGACTCACATACGAACGTAAATTCAATTGAACGGCGATCCCGACGCCCGCGATCAGGGGGATCTTACTCAACACCGACGACATTTGGGTGAACCTTATCCTCAGGCCTGCATCGCTCTCCGCATCAACAAAATAGGCCCTATTTGGCCTCATGATCGAAAATGCACCGATCAGATTCTCATGATCGGCGCGACACCCTTGCGGCGTCGTTCGGCGCGGCCCGACGCGTCAACGCGACGCAACATCACATAACATTGGACGGGAATAAACCATCACTCACTGTGTTATGATAACAAAATTGATGCGCATGTCGTAATTGCCTACCCGTCGCCGCGACAGCGACGGCCCGGTCGTTGCGATAGCGACCGCAAGCCATTCCGCGCCAAAACCGTCAGATGACGTCCATTTTGCCGACCACTCACCTATGAATATTGCGCACATCCCAACAGCTGCTCCCGGTACGAACGGCTCGTCCCGGCCTCCGGCACCCGCGCAGGGCGATGCCGCGCCGTTGCCGCAGAGCGCGCGGTCACCGTCGGCGGGGCCGGACAAGCCGCCATTCCGTCCGCCGGCCGACATCCCGACCCAGTCCGGCCCGCTCGGCATCCGCTTCGACTTCAACGACGGCTGCCGGGTGTTGCTCCCCGACGGCAACGGCCCCTACCAAGCCAGGCTGAGCGATATCGACAGCGGCAATGTCCTGTTCGAAACCGAGATCAAGTCGGGCCGCATCAATTCGACCAAGCGCTACTTCGTGCGCATCCGTCTCGAGATCCGGGTCAAAAACGAGGTTGTCCTCCAGCACGACTATTCGGCCACAGATCGCGACGTCCTGATCCAGCTTCCCGAGATGACGCTCGGCGATACGATCGGGTGGTTTCCCTACGCGGACCGATTTCGCGAGCGCCACGGCTGCCGCCTGACCTGCACGATGTCCGAAAAGGTCATCCCACTGTTTCGCAAGGCCTATCCGGACATCACGCTGCTCGGTCACGGCGAGGTCGATCCCCGCCGCTACTACGCGACGTACAACATCGGGCTGTTCTTCGACGATCAGGACCATGTGTATCAGCCCAGCGACTTCCGCCATGTCGGCCTGCATCGCACCGCAGGCTACATCCTCGGCGTGGATCCCGCCGAGCAGCCGCCGCGGATTGCGGTGGCGGATGACACGCCACCCATCGCCGGGCCCTATGTCTGCATCGCCGTGCAGAGCACGACCCAGTGCAAATACTGGAATAATCCACACGGCTGGCGCGAGACCGTCCGCTTCCTGAAGCAAGCGGGCTATCGCGTGATCTGCATCGACCAGAAACCGGTTCACGGCTCCGGCGTGGTGTGGACGCAGATTCCGCACGGCGCCGAGGACGAGACCGGAGATCGCCCGCTCCAGGAGCGTGCGCGCTGGCTCAAGCACGCGGACTTCTTCATCGGCCTGTCGAGCGGGCTGTCATGGCTTGCCTGGGCGAGCGGAACGCCGGTCGTGCTCATCAGCGGCTTCACGCATCCGACCAACGAGTTCACGACGCCCTACCGCGTCGTCAACTATCACGCCTGCAATTCCTGCTGGAACGATCCTGTTCACAGGTTCGACCACAAAGACTTCCTGTGGTGTCCACGCCACAAGGATACGCCGCGACAATTCGAGTGCACGCGGTTGATCACCTTCGACCAAGTGAGACGCACGATCGAGACCATCCCGGGCTTCGGGACGCGAAACGGACATAGGACACAGTGAATTTTACCAGGAGAAATGCGATGACTGACGTAGTACAGCCGGGCGACACTCTGGCGGTCGGCTCCGGGGCGACCGTCGACGGGACCTTGGTCCTGTGGAGCGGTACGCTCGAGATCCACGCCGGCGGCACCGCCAACGGGACGGTGGTCAACGGCGGCGGCGTGCTGGTGGTGGACGCCGGCGGGACGGCTGTCGACTCTTTCCTCGGCGGCCTTGCCGTCGAGAACGTGTTCGGCACCGACATCAACGCGACGATCGCCGGCGGCGCCGTCATGAACATCTTCAACGGCGGCAAGGCGATCGACACCACCTTGGACGGCGCCACGCAGAACGTCTACTCCGGCGGCACGGCGAGCGGCACGACCGGCGGCGGCGTTCAGGCCATCTATGACGGCGGCATCGCGACCGGAACCAACCTGAGCGCCGGCGCGCAATGGGTCTATTCCGGCGGCGTGGCCAGCGGCACGACGCTCGGCAACGCCATCTACCAGGCCGTCTATGGCGGCGCGACCGTGAGCGGCACCACCATTGCCGGCGGCCAGCAGGACGTCGTCGGCCTTGCGATCAACACGACGATGACCAGCGGGTGGCAGTTCATCGGAAACGGCGGTGTCGCGAACAACACCGCCATGAGCGGCGGCTTCGAATATGTGCTGGCCGGCGGCACGGCCAACGGCACGCATATGAGCGGTGGCGCCCAGATCGTCTGGGACGGCGTCGCCAACAACACGGTGATGACCGGCGGCACGCAGACCGTGCTCGGCGGCGGCGTGGTGAGCGGCACGACCCTGACCAGCGCAACGCAGCAGGTGCAGATCTACGGCTTCGCGGTCGGTACGGTGGTCAACCGCGGCGGCTACGAAGTCGTCACTTCGGGCGGCGTCACCAGCGGCACGATCGTCAACAGCGGCGGCTACGAGTTCGTTAGCGCAGGCGGAAGCTCGTTCGCGACCACGGTCAATCGTGGCGGCTACGAGATCGTCAGCGCCGGTGCCACCTCGACGAACACGACCGTGAATTCCGGCGGCTACGAGGTCGTCGACACCGGCGGCGTCTCGAAGAATGCCACGGTGCTGGCCGGCGGCTACGCCATGATCCAGGTCGGCGGCCTTGCGATGAACATGGTCATCAGCGCCGGATACCAGTTCGTCTACGGCACTGCCGACAACACCACCAATCTGGGTGGCATCGAGTACGTCTATGGCGTCGTCGACGACACCGTGATCGGAAATCACGGCAAGGAGAACGTCATGGGCATCGCCAACGACACGGTGGTGAACAGCGGCGGCCTCCAGACCGTGTCCGGCGGCATCACCAACGGAACGATCGTCCACAGCGGCGGCGTCGAGCTCGTGAACAGCGGCGTCGCCAACGGCACGATCATCTCCGGTGGTCTCGCGCATGTTGCCGTAGGCGGGGCTGCGGTCGACGTCACGTTCGAGGGCGAAGGCGGCACGCTTCAGCTCGACAGCTCCGACCTGTTTTCGGGTCAGATCTCCGGCTTCGGCGACACCGATATCATCGATCTCCGCGACATCGCCTTCGGCGCGGGGACGACGCTGGGCTACGCAGCCGATCCCGGCAACGGCGGCGGCACGCTGACAATCAGCGACGGCGTCAATTCAGCCTCGCTGGCCCTGCTCGGCCAGTACTCGGCCGCGAACTTCGCGCTGGCTTCGGATGGACATGGCGGCACCATGATCACCGAGCACATCGCCGTGCAGCAGGCGAACCTCGCGCCCAACGCGCTGGCGGCTTGATCGCGAACGGCGGCGGAGCCTCGGCTCCGCATGCCCTGAAACATCGAGGGCGCAGCCTTTCCGAGGCTGCGCCCTTTTTCTTCAAGCTGTTGGCGCGCAAATGCTCGCCGGGACTTGGTGCCTAATTACAGGGCTTGCTGTCCTTGACGTCGAATTTGCCCATGGCGCCGGAAATGACGAAATCGTTGTAGTCGAGCACGAGCTGGCGGGAGACGCCGTTCTCGTAGAGCTCGAACGCCATCGCATAGACCGGCGTCTGCTCGCCTTCCTTCTGCTGGGACTCGCGGTCGAAATAGCTGACGGTGACGGGCCAGCGCCTGAGCGACTTCATGTGCTCGTCGGAGGTCGACGGATCGGATGAGGTGGCGGCGCGGTCGGCAGGGATCGGCTGGCCGATCACGGTCAGCGTGTTGTAGACCTTTTGGCCGTCGTCCGAGCCGTCATAGACGGAGAGCTCGAGCAGCGACTTGCCGTCCTTGGCAGCAGCGATGATGCGCTGGATCTGCTCGGTCGGGAACACGATCTTGCCGTCGAGGGTGAAGGTCTTGGGCGCCGGCAACTTTAGCTTGACATTGATGTGGTCGCCGTCGCGCTCCGCCGAGCCGTCGACCCGGCCGGCATCGGCCTCGTTCATCCGCGTCTCGATCTTGAAGCGGTAGCTTTTTCCCGCGGCGTCTTCCCAGGAATTGGAGCGGAGGTCGCTGAGCGTGACCTTGCCCTCGCCGCTGTCGAGCTCGGAG
The genomic region above belongs to Bradyrhizobium arachidis and contains:
- a CDS encoding NUDIX hydrolase — protein: MSRSDGRVLLVRKKATESFMQPGGKIEAGEHPQVALRRELSEELGIDIDPNEMTYLGRYTAPAANEPGRLVDAEVFRIVIAHSVSPGAEIEEILWLDPSSPGAVKLAPLTRDQLLPLCP
- a CDS encoding RidA family protein, with the translated sequence MPKLDHLRPSGLHHNPAYSHVVTASGARTIYISGQVSVDEEGRIVGEGDLAAQTTQVMQNLGHALKAAGASYANIVKITTFVVGYKPELRPIIGKARSAFFEGMEPPASTLVGVSALAAPEWLIEIEAIAVAD
- a CDS encoding HlyD family type I secretion periplasmic adaptor subunit gives rise to the protein MKSASKVVPFPASRAPVRSKDEIAFLPAALEIVEAPPNPVGRAVGAVIVAAFAVATAWACLGTVDIVAVAPGKVIPSGRTKVIQPFETSVVRAIQVADGQTVRAGDVLVDLDSTMNEAELGHLKSDLVGAQLEAARLRAALAGGGDPVASFHPPEGAPAELVKVQRRFLASQAAEQAAKLASIEHQVAQKEAERTTITATIGKLEATIPLLQQRVDMRKQLFDKELGSKIFYLQELQDLVGQQQELVVQRSRSKEADAALAALVETGTKTTAEYQRSLSDDLAKAEQKAAGLMQDVVKAEQRRSFQRLTAPVDGVIQQLAIHTVGGVVTPAQSLMVIVPLESRLEIEAIVSNRDIGFIEVGQDVAIKIDTFNFTRYGLVDGKVTSVSHDAITRDKPADKNGDKSLGTEQNSSEPKGQELVYSARIAPAKDRMLIDDKSVNLSPGMAVTVEIKTGTRSIISYLLSPLARYRHESMRER
- a CDS encoding type I secretion system permease/ATPase, encoding MAEDAARESSGDPGLHAIVALLRLNGVGASPDQVRHQFGNNIGVTEILRCAKGFSLKAKTVSTRWERFTGIAMPCIAVLRDGGFLLLGKAGEDKIIVQVPDAAKPDLMTRAEFEAVWDGRVILVAKRSLLTDLSRRFDITWFLGAIHKYRRLLGEVLVGSLFLQLFALVSPLLFQIVIDKVLVHRSMTTLDVVVTGLVAIAIFETILGALRTYLFSHTTNRIDVELGARLFRHLLALPIGYFRARRVGDSVARVRELENIRNFLTSSALTIAIDLFFTIVFIAVMWVYSPLLTLVTLASFPFYIAISAGVSPAFRWRLDEKFQRGAENQAFLVECVTGVETLKAMALEPQMQRRWEEQLASYVAASFRVISLGNTASQAIQFVSKVATAAILYFGARLVIGGDLTVGELVAFNLLAGRVSTPVLRLAQIWQDFHQARLSVQRLGDILNTPAEPVYTPGRAALPAIRGDIKFEHVTFRYRIDGPEILSDVSLSVPAGQFVGVVGTSGSGKSTLAKLIQRLYVPESGRVLVDGTDLAMVDPTWLRRQIGIVLQENILFNRTVRNNIALADPTMPIERVIEAARLAGAHDFILELPEGYDTIVGEQGSTLSGGQRQRIAIARALMTNPRILILDEATSALDYESERIVQQNMAQIAKGRTVFVIAHRLSTLRMAHRIITMDRGRLIEDGTHDELIKTGGRYATLFRLQAGLHEIS
- a CDS encoding autotransporter strand-loop-strand O-heptosyltransferase, with the translated sequence MNIAHIPTAAPGTNGSSRPPAPAQGDAAPLPQSARSPSAGPDKPPFRPPADIPTQSGPLGIRFDFNDGCRVLLPDGNGPYQARLSDIDSGNVLFETEIKSGRINSTKRYFVRIRLEIRVKNEVVLQHDYSATDRDVLIQLPEMTLGDTIGWFPYADRFRERHGCRLTCTMSEKVIPLFRKAYPDITLLGHGEVDPRRYYATYNIGLFFDDQDHVYQPSDFRHVGLHRTAGYILGVDPAEQPPRIAVADDTPPIAGPYVCIAVQSTTQCKYWNNPHGWRETVRFLKQAGYRVICIDQKPVHGSGVVWTQIPHGAEDETGDRPLQERARWLKHADFFIGLSSGLSWLAWASGTPVVLISGFTHPTNEFTTPYRVVNYHACNSCWNDPVHRFDHKDFLWCPRHKDTPRQFECTRLITFDQVRRTIETIPGFGTRNGHRTQ
- a CDS encoding cell envelope integrity EipB family protein, which encodes MVHLFRTSLGVMALAAASFGPGCGAQAANGPFLAHQALYDLSLVKSRSNSVNSARGRILYNFTGSSCEGYTSEFRQVSELDSGEGKVTLSDLRSNSWEDAAGKSYRFKIETRMNEADAGRVDGSAERDGDHINVKLKLPAPKTFTLDGKIVFPTEQIQRIIAAAKDGKSLLELSVYDGSDDGQKVYNTLTVIGQPIPADRAATSSDPSTSDEHMKSLRRWPVTVSYFDRESQQKEGEQTPVYAMAFELYENGVSRQLVLDYNDFVISGAMGKFDVKDSKPCN